In one window of Thalassococcus arenae DNA:
- a CDS encoding YdcH family protein yields MTRQFTPPASIEARIDALRSRHGDLDARIRSEQLRPLPNAAHLRHLKSRKLKLKDEMTYYEGVLRTLAGMEAPHARDLRA; encoded by the coding sequence ATGACCCGCCAGTTCACACCGCCCGCATCGATCGAAGCCCGCATCGACGCCTTGCGCAGCCGCCACGGCGATCTCGACGCGCGCATCCGTTCGGAGCAATTGCGCCCGCTGCCCAATGCCGCCCATCTGCGCCACCTCAAGAGCCGCAAACTCAAACTCAAGGACGAGATGACCTATTACGAGGGCGTCCTGCGCACCTTGGCCGGGATGGAAGCGCCCCATGCAAGAGACCTGCGCGCATGA
- a CDS encoding FtsB family cell division protein: protein MVTNRTRPAFGVLIFFAVALTLSAYFVFAAVQGDYGLFRRAEIIVEGQTLATELAGLRRDVAHLENLTRRLSDDFLDIDLLDQQARDVLGLVRSDEVVVN from the coding sequence ATGGTCACCAACCGCACCCGTCCCGCTTTCGGCGTTCTTATTTTCTTCGCCGTCGCACTGACGCTTTCCGCGTATTTCGTCTTTGCCGCGGTGCAGGGCGATTACGGCCTGTTCCGCCGAGCCGAGATCATCGTCGAGGGGCAGACCCTTGCCACCGAGCTGGCCGGCCTGCGACGCGACGTGGCGCATCTGGAGAACCTGACCCGACGCCTGTCGGATGATTTCCTGGACATCGATTTGCTGGACCAGCAGGCCCGCGACGTTCTGGGGCTCGTGCGGTCAGACGAAGTCGTTGTGAACTGA